A stretch of the Macaca mulatta isolate MMU2019108-1 chromosome 16, T2T-MMU8v2.0, whole genome shotgun sequence genome encodes the following:
- the RASD1 gene encoding dexamethasone-induced Ras-related protein 1, whose product MKLAAMIKKMCPSDSELSIPAKNCYRMVILGSSKVGKTAIVSRFLTGRFEDAYTPTIEDFHRKFYSIRGEVYQLDILDTSGNHPFPAMRRLSILTGDVFILVFSLDNRDSFEEVQRLRQQILDTKSCLKNKTKENVDVPLVICGNKGDRDFYREVDQREIEQLVGDDPQRCAYFEISAKKNSSLDQMFRALFAMAKLPSEMSPDLHRKVSVQYCDVLHKKALRNKKLLRAGSGGGDPGDAFGIVAPFARRPSVHSDLMYIREKASAGSQAKDKERCVIS is encoded by the exons ATGAAACTGGCCGCGATGATCAAGAAGATGTGCCCGAGCGACTCGGAGCTGAGTATCCCCGCCAAGAACTGCTATCGCATGGTCATCCTCGGCTCGTCCAAGGTGGGCAAGACGGCCATCGTGTCGCGCTTCCTCACCGGCCGCTTCGAGGACGCCTACACACCAACTATCGAGGACTTCCACCGCAAGTTCTACTCCATCCGCGGTGAGGTGTACCAGCTCGACATCCTCGACACATCCGGCAACCACCCGTTCCCCGCCATGCGGCGCCTCTCCATCCTCACAG GAGACGTTTTCATCCTGGTGTTCAGCCTGGACAACCGCGACTCCTTTGAGGAGGTGCAGCGGCTCAGGCAGCAGATCCTCGACACCAAGTCTTGCCTCAAGAACAAAACTAAGGAGAACGTGGACGTGCCCCTGGTCATCTGCGGCAACAAGGGTGACCGGGACTTCTACCGCGAGGTGGACCAGCGCGAGATCGAGCAGCTGGTGGGCGACGACCCCCAGCGCTGCGCCTACTTCGAGATCTCGGCCAAGAAGAACAGCAGCCTGGACCAGATGTTCCGCGCGCTCTTCGCCATGGCCAAGCTGCCGAGCGAGATGAGCCCGGACCTGCACCGCAAGGTCTCGGTGCAGTACTGCGACGTGCTGCACAAGAAGGCGCTACGGAACAAGAAGCTGCTGCGGgccggcagcggcggcggcgacCCGGGCGACGCCTTCGGCATCGTGGCACCCTTCGCGCGCCGGCCCAGCGTACACAGCGACCTCATGTACATCCGCGAGAAGGCCAGCGCCGGCAGCCAGGCCAAGGACAAGGAGCGCTGCGTCATCAGCTAG